One window of the Ananas comosus cultivar F153 linkage group 21, ASM154086v1, whole genome shotgun sequence genome contains the following:
- the LOC109726851 gene encoding protein-L-isoaspartate O-methyltransferase-like isoform X2 — MSSSASSALRRFSLLNPPRSSLPARRSSPLSASSFSPPYAAPLSSSPLSKPRVAFQSFLRMDFGTGGSIASNKGLVEQLRQYGVIRSDKVAEVMQTIDRALFVPHGNPPYVDSPMPIGYNATISAPHMHATCLELLKDNLQPGMRALDVGSGTGYLTACFAMMVGPQGRAVGIEHIPELVAASIENIKRSAAAQLLKDGSLSIHVADGRYGWPEAAPYDAIHVGAAAPEIPQALLDQLKPGGRMVIPVGNIFQDLQVIDKNPDGSINVRSETSVRYVPLTSRAAQLQNY; from the exons ATGTCCTCTTCGGCCTCCTCCGCCCTCCGTCGCTTCTCTCTTCTGAATCCGCCGCGCTCCTCCCTCCCAGCCCGCCGCTCCTCCCccctctccgcctcctcctTTTCCCCGCCGTACGCCGCTCCTCTCTCGTCGTCGCCCCTCTCCAAGCCCCGCGTCGCTTTCCAATCTTTCCTCAGGATGGAC TTTGGGACAGGAGGATCAATTGCGAGTAACAAAGGCCTGGTTGAGCAGTTGAGGCAGTATGGTGTAATCAGGTCTGACAAAGTGGCAGAAGTTATGCAGACTATTGACAGAGCATTATTTGTACCACATGGCAATCCCCCTTATGTTGATAGCCCGATGCCGATAGGTTATAATGCAACAATATCAGCACCTCATATGCATGCAACTTGTCTAGAATTGTTGAAGGACAACCTGCAACCTGGCATGCGCGCTTTGGATGTTGGTTCAG GAACTGGGTATCTGACAGCATGTTTTGCAATGATGGTTGGACCCCAAGGTCGTGCAGTGGGAATCGAACACATTCCTGAGCTGGTTGCTGCTTCCATAGAGAACATAAAAAGAAGTGCGGCGGCACAATTACTGAAGGATGGATCTCTTTCTATACATGTTGCGG ATGGAAGGTATGGCTGGCCAGAAGCAGCGCCGTATGATGCCATTCATGTGGGTGCGGCAGCTCCCGAGATTCCCCAAGCTCTACTTGATCAGTTGAAACCCGGTGGGAGAATGGTAATTCCTGTAGGCAACATCTTCCAGGATTTGCAAGTGATTGATAAGAACCCTGACGGTTCCATCAACGTCCGTAGCGAAACATCCGTGAGATATGTTCCACTGACAAGCCGAGCTGCCCAGCTTCAGAACTACTGA
- the LOC109726772 gene encoding uncharacterized protein LOC109726772 translates to MTAAAARPAVGATEAPAKRGDATKGRERSGAPRKRHEVQLKREALKDKLRGVFNDETSVWRTRAKQHWLREGDGNTKFFHSVANSRRRANRIDLVVENGVEYHSLEDKKKHFYHFFKTLFTPPNSSPASVGDWSSLFTSKRIPAPDLAKITESFTIDEIKKAVFQLGSDKAPGPDGFPLRFYQVFWDTVKEDIMCLFQEMFEGRLTTDPIDYTYICLIPKKEGAKTANDYRPISLLNGIQKILSKVLANRLELVMDHLISSSQSAFLKGRNITDAYVTVAELLSWGNKKAIEGVAVKVDSEKAYDRIDWRFLFRILRWWGFDDKWCGWIELCVCHAKVGILVNGEATNWIQTKRGVRQGDPLSPFLFLMVAECLTRLANEALRNNLLKGKGCLLAWKNVCKSKSEGGLGILDVRTMNCALLTKWWWKFHIAPQLQWNRVIRDLYYQRRRPLMEGSSFRPQSYWWKGVLSLKLIFKWGSNYILGNGCSTDFWLDRWCGETTLGGAFPKIYQAYNRNKLKVNDVLTSDGWNWNRIFGSDPEILAGINDDIAELKDRISHLTILQRPDKLTWRWSPNGLFSVKSTYLALTDGGTRDPGLNLIWKLYIPLKVKVFCWLTLKKRLPTTDLLVKRGWVGNVHCVLCGADAESVDHLFTKCVFTKFIIVTGVDDIQARDLGSDVNRVWAAWRIRSGGHTTRNYLSELVGCWWSVWKARNDTIFRSIHPNPTQVVHMFKQLMKEWDLLNPARRTSV, encoded by the exons AtgaccgccgctgccgcccgcCCCGCTGTGGGGGCCACCGAAGCCCCCGCCAAACGCGGGGACGCGACGAAGGGGCGCGAGAGGAGCGGGGCGCCGAGAAAGCGACAC GAAGTACAATTGAAGAGAGAAGCTCTCAAGGATAAGCTACGAGGGGTCTTTAATGATGAAACTTCGGTTTGGCGAACTCGGGCAAAACAACATTGGCTGAGAGAAGGTGATGGTAACACCAAGTTCTTCCACTCGGTAGCCAACAGCAGGCGTAGAGCTAATAGAATCGATCTAGTAGTTGAAAATGGCGTTGAATACCATTCTCTGGAGGACAAGAAGAAACATTTCTATCACTTTTTCAAGACTCTTTTCACGCCGCCTAACTCGAGCCCCGCCTCGGTTGGGGATTGGAGCAGCCTTTTCACTTCAAAACGAATCCCGGCACCTGACCTTGCGAAGATTACCGAATCTTTCACCATTGATGAAATTAAGAAAGCAGTTTTCCAACTCGGGAGTGACAAGGCACCGGGTCCTGATGGCTTCCCACTACGGTTCTACCAAGTCTTCTGGGACACTGTCAAGGAGGATATCATGTGCTTATTCCAAGAGATGTTTGAGGGGAGGCTAACCACTGATCCAATCGACTATACTTACATCTGCCTTATCCCTAAGAAGGAGGGAGCCAAGACGGCCAACGACTATCGACCTATCAGTTTACTGAATGGTATCCAAAAGATCTTATCAAAAGTGCTGGCAAACCGTCTTGAGCTAGTGATGGATCATCTGATCTCCTCCTCACAGTCAGCATTCCTGAAGGGAAGGAACATTACTGATGCGTATGTTACAGTAGCCGAACTACTCAGTTGGGGTAATAAAAAAGCTATTGAGGGGGTCGCTGTTAAGGTAGACTCCGAAAAGGCTTATGACAGAATCGACTGGCGTTTCCTCTTTCGTATCCTCCGGTGGTGGGGTTTCGATGATAAGTGGTGCGGATGGATCGAATTGTGTGTGTGCCATGCGAAAGTCGGAATCCTGGTTAACGGAGAGGCGACCAATTGGATCCAGACCAAAAGAGGTGTCAGGCAGGGCGATCCGCTCTCTCCGTTTCTATTTTTGATGGTGGCCGAGTGTCTGACCCGTTTGGCTAATGAGGCGTTAAGGAACAACCTCCTCAAAG GCAAAGGATGCTTATTAGCTTGGAAGAATGTCTGCAAGAGCAAGAGTGAAGGTGGTCTAGGCATACTGGACGTTAGGACCATGAACTGCGCCCTTttgaccaaatggtggtggaagtTCCACATCGCACCGCAGCTGCAGTGGAATAGGGTAATCCGAGATCTTTACTACCAAAGGAGAAGACCTTTGATGGAAGGCAGCTCTTTTAGGCCCCAGTCGTACTGGTGGAAGGGAGTACTTAGCctcaaattaattttcaaatggGGCTCCAACTACATACTAGGTAACGGGTGCTCTACCGATTTTTGGCTAGATCGATGGTGTGGGGAAACCACACTAGGCGGAGCATTTCCGAAGATCTACCAGGCATATAACCGAAACAAGTTGAAAGTCAACGATGTCCTTACAAGTGATGGTTGGAACTGGAATAGGATCTTCGGCTCTGACCCCGAAATCCTTGCAGGAATTAATGATGACATTGCAGAGCTTAAGGATAGGATATCCCATTTAACTATCCTCCAACGTCCGGACAAGTTAACTTGGCGGTGGAGCCCTAACGGACTCTTCTCAGTGAAATCAACTTATCTAGCGTTGACAGACGGGGGAACAAGGGATCCGGGCCTAAATTTGATATGGAAACTCTATATCCCCTTGAAAGTCAAAGTGTTCTGTTGGCTCACCCTTAAGAAGAGACTCCCTACAACTGATCTACTTGTGAAGCGTGGGTGGGTTGGAAATGTCCATTGTGTTCTTTGTGGAGCGGATGCCGAATCCGTGGATCACCTATTCACGAAGTGTGTCTTTACTAAGTTCATTATCGTGACGGGAGTGGACGACATTCAGGCCAGGGATCTGGGAAGCGATGTAAATCGAGTCTGGGCAGCGTGGAGGATTAGGTCAGGTGGACACACGACGAGAAACTATCTCTCCGAATTAGTAGGATGTTGGTGGTCCGTTTGGAAGGCTAGAAATGATACCATTTTCAGAAGTATCCATCCGAATCCTACGCAAGTAGTTCACATGTTCAAGCAGCTGATGAAGGAGTGGGACCTACTTAATCCAGCAAGGCGGACCTCGGTTTAA
- the LOC109726851 gene encoding protein-L-isoaspartate O-methyltransferase-like isoform X1, which yields MSSSASSALRRFSLLNPPRSSLPARRSSPLSASSFSPPYAAPLSSSPLSKPRVAFQSFLRMDVRRLLNLLALFLFFGTGGSIASNKGLVEQLRQYGVIRSDKVAEVMQTIDRALFVPHGNPPYVDSPMPIGYNATISAPHMHATCLELLKDNLQPGMRALDVGSGTGYLTACFAMMVGPQGRAVGIEHIPELVAASIENIKRSAAAQLLKDGSLSIHVADGRYGWPEAAPYDAIHVGAAAPEIPQALLDQLKPGGRMVIPVGNIFQDLQVIDKNPDGSINVRSETSVRYVPLTSRAAQLQNY from the exons ATGTCCTCTTCGGCCTCCTCCGCCCTCCGTCGCTTCTCTCTTCTGAATCCGCCGCGCTCCTCCCTCCCAGCCCGCCGCTCCTCCCccctctccgcctcctcctTTTCCCCGCCGTACGCCGCTCCTCTCTCGTCGTCGCCCCTCTCCAAGCCCCGCGTCGCTTTCCAATCTTTCCTCAGGATGGACGTACGTCGCTTGCTAAATCTTCTCGCCCTTTTCCTCTTC TTTGGGACAGGAGGATCAATTGCGAGTAACAAAGGCCTGGTTGAGCAGTTGAGGCAGTATGGTGTAATCAGGTCTGACAAAGTGGCAGAAGTTATGCAGACTATTGACAGAGCATTATTTGTACCACATGGCAATCCCCCTTATGTTGATAGCCCGATGCCGATAGGTTATAATGCAACAATATCAGCACCTCATATGCATGCAACTTGTCTAGAATTGTTGAAGGACAACCTGCAACCTGGCATGCGCGCTTTGGATGTTGGTTCAG GAACTGGGTATCTGACAGCATGTTTTGCAATGATGGTTGGACCCCAAGGTCGTGCAGTGGGAATCGAACACATTCCTGAGCTGGTTGCTGCTTCCATAGAGAACATAAAAAGAAGTGCGGCGGCACAATTACTGAAGGATGGATCTCTTTCTATACATGTTGCGG ATGGAAGGTATGGCTGGCCAGAAGCAGCGCCGTATGATGCCATTCATGTGGGTGCGGCAGCTCCCGAGATTCCCCAAGCTCTACTTGATCAGTTGAAACCCGGTGGGAGAATGGTAATTCCTGTAGGCAACATCTTCCAGGATTTGCAAGTGATTGATAAGAACCCTGACGGTTCCATCAACGTCCGTAGCGAAACATCCGTGAGATATGTTCCACTGACAAGCCGAGCTGCCCAGCTTCAGAACTACTGA